One Pasteurella dagmatis DNA segment encodes these proteins:
- a CDS encoding sensor histidine kinase, with amino-acid sequence MKKCGQFFKISLLLIGLLPALAQAQQWKIGILAQRGIAHTHATWQPWIDWLNQQFQAQHQFSLVTLDLNELAEEQAQGVDFLLTNQAQFFYLNNNDVRWLVTLSSPRQSHQSTMGRIGSAILVRQESPFYQLTDLRNKTISAVGDNAFGGFLLGYNELYRYGLIENKDFKLKFTGFPVDNTLLLLQEKKVDAAIVPVCILEDLAKEGIVKQNDFRLLAGKENPIGCLASTELLPNWSLAALPQVPVELASKLVTLLLSEIPPHLPQWTPPYSTTQADNILRSIYKHPKQNLWDSTKYWFQQYRSWIIVIGLLLLLNYLWISFQVHRKSKALEKAYQEMRQYERQLAQADRLSILGEMSTGIAHEINQPLSAIRMYVEGVKYQLNQAGTEQNTIAILDKILLQVDRSTEIIRNLMNWAKGKSDDKTESVELYKLLQRIIKFISLQYHNQPTIILNCPTSLKLELKTTILEQVICNCLLNASQAKATQIQIDVKETENNTYIHLLDNGTGFKPTELDFPFVPFRTSKTNGLGLGLVLCQRLIRSIEGEITLQNRTGQQGAEVILTLPNNKGEIC; translated from the coding sequence GTGAAAAAGTGCGGTCAATTTTTTAAAATTTCTCTGCTACTGATAGGCTTATTGCCCGCTCTAGCCCAAGCACAACAATGGAAAATTGGCATTTTGGCACAACGTGGTATCGCACATACCCACGCCACTTGGCAACCTTGGATTGACTGGCTTAATCAACAATTTCAAGCACAGCATCAATTTAGCTTAGTCACACTAGATCTCAATGAATTAGCAGAAGAACAGGCACAAGGAGTGGATTTTCTACTCACTAATCAAGCACAATTCTTTTATCTGAATAATAATGATGTTCGTTGGCTCGTTACATTAAGCTCTCCACGCCAAAGTCATCAATCTACAATGGGACGTATTGGCAGTGCTATTTTAGTCCGTCAAGAAAGCCCTTTTTATCAATTAACGGATTTAAGAAACAAAACTATCAGTGCAGTAGGAGATAATGCCTTTGGTGGTTTTTTGCTCGGTTATAATGAATTATATCGATATGGATTAATTGAAAATAAGGATTTCAAACTCAAATTTACAGGTTTTCCTGTTGATAACACATTGTTATTACTGCAAGAAAAGAAAGTTGATGCTGCCATTGTGCCTGTTTGTATTTTGGAAGATTTAGCCAAAGAGGGCATTGTGAAGCAAAACGACTTCCGCCTACTCGCCGGCAAAGAAAATCCGATCGGTTGCTTAGCCAGCACAGAATTATTGCCTAATTGGTCACTTGCTGCATTACCACAAGTGCCTGTTGAACTTGCCTCAAAGTTGGTCACTTTATTATTGAGTGAAATTCCACCGCACTTACCACAATGGACACCACCTTATTCCACCACTCAAGCAGACAATATTTTGCGTAGTATCTATAAACATCCAAAACAAAATTTATGGGACAGCACGAAATATTGGTTTCAACAATATCGCAGTTGGATTATTGTCATTGGCTTATTATTGCTATTGAACTATCTGTGGATAAGTTTTCAGGTTCATCGTAAAAGTAAAGCGTTAGAAAAAGCCTATCAAGAAATGCGACAATATGAACGACAATTAGCACAAGCCGATCGCTTAAGCATTTTGGGAGAAATGAGCACAGGTATTGCGCACGAAATTAACCAACCACTTTCGGCAATTCGAATGTATGTTGAAGGGGTTAAATACCAACTCAATCAAGCAGGGACTGAGCAAAATACTATTGCAATTTTAGATAAAATTTTGCTACAAGTGGATCGTAGTACGGAAATCATCCGCAATTTAATGAACTGGGCAAAAGGGAAAAGTGATGATAAAACAGAATCTGTTGAATTGTATAAACTGTTACAACGCATTATTAAGTTTATCTCTTTGCAATATCATAATCAGCCAACGATTATACTCAATTGCCCAACGTCACTTAAACTGGAACTCAAAACTACTATTTTAGAGCAAGTGATTTGTAATTGTTTGCTGAATGCCTCACAAGCTAAAGCCACTCAAATTCAAATCGATGTTAAAGAAACAGAAAATAATACTTATATTCATTTATTAGATAACGGAACAGGCTTTAAGCCCACTGAACTAGACTTTCCTTTTGTCCCATTTCGCACCAGTAAAACTAACGGGTTAGGCTTAGGGTTAGTATTATGTCAGCGCTTAATTCGTTCTATTGAAGGTGAAATCACTTTACAAAATCGCACAGGTCAACAAGGTGCAGAAGTGATTTTAACCTTGCCAAATAATAAGGGGGAAATATGTTAA
- the nrfD gene encoding NrfD/PsrC family molybdoenzyme membrane anchor subunit, with the protein MMIREIVVEPQAIAWLPWAVSYFFFIGLSFSSVFVGLLANYKEKNLRTEFIAIVIALTCSIVAPIALTADLHQPSRITNFYLNLTPWSWMAWGAIFLPLFTVAVAGYFLCLLRQVVPQNSLPKFLHLLYWGNLNITRWTTVFRLFAFVMSLLILVYTTMEVYVVEARPLWHHYSLMPLILFSALPSAFLLCRFFSTLFAQQNNPTYFSHFTALSLVALCVTLLTFYFSSEQTALQLTQLWYFSNLPLLAIACLVALFVLVYLPHSMLYNLATVVVALCLTWLVRWILLIQVQSVAKYNALMNPYQLGWHIDGAIGILSVFSLWICIGILLWWLFSAALLQKGFTGGENE; encoded by the coding sequence ATGATGATTCGTGAAATCGTGGTTGAGCCACAAGCAATCGCTTGGTTACCTTGGGCAGTCAGTTATTTCTTCTTCATCGGCTTATCTTTCTCTTCGGTATTTGTCGGTTTATTAGCCAATTATAAAGAGAAAAACTTACGCACAGAATTTATCGCTATTGTGATTGCGTTAACTTGTTCTATTGTTGCACCTATCGCATTGACAGCAGACTTACACCAACCTAGCCGAATTACAAACTTCTATTTGAATTTAACACCTTGGTCGTGGATGGCGTGGGGGGCAATTTTCCTACCATTATTTACTGTGGCTGTTGCAGGATATTTCTTATGTTTACTGCGCCAAGTTGTGCCACAAAATAGCCTACCGAAATTCTTACATTTGCTTTATTGGGGCAATTTGAATATTACACGTTGGACAACAGTTTTCCGTTTATTTGCTTTCGTAATGTCATTATTGATTTTGGTTTATACCACGATGGAAGTGTACGTGGTTGAGGCACGTCCTTTATGGCATCACTATAGTTTAATGCCGTTAATTTTATTCAGCGCATTACCTAGTGCATTTTTATTATGTCGTTTTTTTAGTACGCTTTTTGCACAACAAAACAATCCAACTTATTTCTCGCATTTTACTGCACTGAGTTTGGTTGCTTTGTGTGTCACTTTACTTACTTTTTATTTTTCGTCAGAACAGACCGCACTTCAGTTGACGCAATTATGGTATTTCAGCAATTTACCATTATTGGCGATTGCTTGCTTAGTGGCATTGTTTGTGTTGGTTTATTTACCACATTCAATGTTATATAACTTAGCGACAGTAGTGGTCGCACTTTGTTTGACTTGGTTAGTACGCTGGATCTTATTAATCCAAGTACAAAGTGTGGCGAAATATAACGCATTGATGAACCCATATCAGCTTGGTTGGCATATTGATGGTGCGATAGGAATTTTATCCGTATTTAGTTTGTGGATCTGTATTGGCATTTTGCTGTGGTGGCTATTTAGTGCCGCATTATTACAAAAAGGTTTTACTGGAGGCGAAAATGAATAA
- the ttrB gene encoding tetrathionate reductase subunit TtrB yields the protein MKMSKRIFLKKLSVLSVGQAFIPLSQAESQFQPVRRDGSDEHRYAMLVDLRRCIGCQSCTISCGIENATPIGEFRTTVRQYEVTDEKQVVNNVLLPRLCNHCDNPPCVPVCPVQATYQRKDGIVVINNERCIGCAYCVQACPYDARFINEETKTADKCTFCTHRLEAGLLPACVESCVGGARIIGDLKDPNSTISKMVAAHKAELKVLKPDAGTIPHVFYLGLDDAFVDQVKGQPMLWQGQEARL from the coding sequence ATGAAAATGAGTAAGCGCATTTTTTTGAAAAAATTATCTGTGTTAAGTGTGGGGCAAGCGTTTATTCCATTGAGTCAAGCGGAAAGTCAGTTTCAACCAGTGAGACGAGATGGGAGTGATGAGCATCGCTATGCAATGTTGGTAGATTTACGTCGTTGTATTGGTTGTCAATCTTGCACAATCAGCTGTGGTATTGAAAATGCTACGCCGATTGGTGAATTTAGAACAACTGTTCGTCAATATGAAGTGACAGATGAAAAACAAGTAGTGAATAACGTGTTATTGCCACGTTTATGTAACCACTGTGATAATCCGCCTTGTGTACCTGTTTGTCCTGTGCAAGCGACATATCAACGTAAAGATGGCATTGTAGTGATTAATAATGAACGCTGTATTGGATGTGCTTATTGTGTGCAAGCTTGTCCTTATGATGCCCGCTTTATCAATGAGGAAACCAAAACTGCGGATAAATGTACATTCTGTACACACCGTTTAGAAGCTGGGTTATTACCTGCTTGTGTCGAAAGCTGTGTGGGTGGGGCGCGTATTATTGGTGATTTAAAAGATCCAAATAGTACGATTAGCAAAATGGTGGCAGCACACAAAGCAGAATTGAAAGTGTTAAAACCAGATGCCGGTACTATTCCTCATGTCTTTTATTTAGGATTAGATGATGCATTTGTGGATCAAGTCAAAGGGCAACCAATGTTATGGCAAGGTCAGGAGGCTAGATTATGA